A genome region from Numida meleagris isolate 19003 breed g44 Domestic line chromosome 14, NumMel1.0, whole genome shotgun sequence includes the following:
- the LOC110406240 gene encoding glutathione S-transferase theta-1 isoform X3 has protein sequence MSVGLCVAAGPSNSEGAGKISLLKKVPALKDGDFTLAECTAILLYLSRKYNTPDHWYPSDIKKRAQVDEYLSWHHANIRANAPKTMWIKVLIPLFTGQPLPSEKLQEVMEGLSTSLKQFEERFLQDKAFIVGNEISLADLVAIVELMQPVGVGCDIFEDRPRLMEWRRRVEEAVGKELFFQAHEMILNIKELSNIQIDPQLKEHLAPVLMKMLK, from the exons TCCGTCGGGCTGTGCGTCGCTGCAG GGCCATCAAATAGTGAAGGGGCTGGCAAAATCAGCCTCTTGAAGAAAGTACCGGCACTGAAGGACGGAGACTTCACCTTAGCAGAATG CACTGCCATTCTGCTGTACCTGAGTCGAAAGTACAACACTCCTGACCACTGGTACCCATCAGACATAAAGAAACGGGCCCAGGTGGATGAATACCTCTCATGGCATCACGCTAACATCCGGGCTAATGCTCCTAAGACCATGTGGATCAAG GTGCTGATTCCCCTCTTCACCGGGCAACCGCTGCCAtcagagaagctgcaggaggTTATGGAGGGGCTGTCCACTTCCCTGAAGCAATTTGAGGAGAGGTTTCTGCAGGACAAGGCTTTTATCGTCGGGAACGAGATTTCTTTGGCAGATCTTGTGGCCATTGTGGAGCTGATGCAA CCTGTTGGAGTTGGTTGTGACATCTTTGAAGACAGGCCCAGGCTGATGGAGTGGCGCAGGCGGGTGGAGGAAGCTGTGGGGAAAGAGCTTTTCTTCCAAGCCCATGAGATGATCCTGAATATCAAAGAACTGAGCAACATTCAGATTGATCCACAGCTGAAAGAGCACCTGGCACCTGtgttgatgaagatgttgaaatGA
- the LOC110406240 gene encoding glutathione S-transferase theta-1 isoform X1 — translation MGWRRLRSTAPIRCGTALPCVLALLHPGAPRHCRLPGDGIAGADPMGCSRWMEMKGSSPWPSNSEGAGKISLLKKVPALKDGDFTLAECTAILLYLSRKYNTPDHWYPSDIKKRAQVDEYLSWHHANIRANAPKTMWIKVLIPLFTGQPLPSEKLQEVMEGLSTSLKQFEERFLQDKAFIVGNEISLADLVAIVELMQPVGVGCDIFEDRPRLMEWRRRVEEAVGKELFFQAHEMILNIKELSNIQIDPQLKEHLAPVLMKMLK, via the exons ATGGGATGGAGGAGGCTCCGCAGCACTGCCCCGATCCGCTGTGGGACAGCGCTGCCCTGCGTCCTCGCACTGCTCCATCCAGGGGCACCGCGTCACTGCAGGTTGCCCGGTGATGGAATCGCGGGAGCCGACCCCATGGGCTGTTCCAGATGGATGGAGATGAAAGGGTCCTCTCCCT GGCCATCAAATAGTGAAGGGGCTGGCAAAATCAGCCTCTTGAAGAAAGTACCGGCACTGAAGGACGGAGACTTCACCTTAGCAGAATG CACTGCCATTCTGCTGTACCTGAGTCGAAAGTACAACACTCCTGACCACTGGTACCCATCAGACATAAAGAAACGGGCCCAGGTGGATGAATACCTCTCATGGCATCACGCTAACATCCGGGCTAATGCTCCTAAGACCATGTGGATCAAG GTGCTGATTCCCCTCTTCACCGGGCAACCGCTGCCAtcagagaagctgcaggaggTTATGGAGGGGCTGTCCACTTCCCTGAAGCAATTTGAGGAGAGGTTTCTGCAGGACAAGGCTTTTATCGTCGGGAACGAGATTTCTTTGGCAGATCTTGTGGCCATTGTGGAGCTGATGCAA CCTGTTGGAGTTGGTTGTGACATCTTTGAAGACAGGCCCAGGCTGATGGAGTGGCGCAGGCGGGTGGAGGAAGCTGTGGGGAAAGAGCTTTTCTTCCAAGCCCATGAGATGATCCTGAATATCAAAGAACTGAGCAACATTCAGATTGATCCACAGCTGAAAGAGCACCTGGCACCTGtgttgatgaagatgttgaaatGA